The nucleotide sequence TGTAACTATAAAATAACTTCTAGCTTGTAGGTTAGCAAAAGGTACATAATCTAATGGCTCAATTATATGGACTCTATCTAAACTTTTTAGAATACTATCTGCTATACTTCTAACCTTGGGATTAAGATGTATAGGAAATACTACTTCAACATCATCATTTTTTAGTACTATATCTCTTATTGCACTGAATATAGATTCCATTGGTTTTCCTAAATTTTCTCTTCTATGGGTTGTTAAAAGAATTACTTTTTTATTTTTATAGTCTAACTCATTTAATACTTCGTTTTCAAATTTGTAGTCATCAGATACTACCTCAAATAATGCATCTATTACTGTATTTCCTGTAACAAATATTTTGTTTTGATTATATCCCTCATTTAATAGGTTTTGCTTGCTTGTTTCAGTAGGAGCAAAATGAAAGTCTGTTATAACACCTGTTAGCTTTCTATTTGCCTCCTCAGGATATGGTGAATACATATCTCCACTTCTAAGTCCTGCTTCTACATGTCCTATCTTCACTTTATGATAAAAACCTGCTAAAGCTCCTGCAAACACTGTTGTAGTATCACCTTGAACTAATAAAAGCTGGGGTTGAAATTTCTTTATAACATCTTCTAATCCTTTAAGTGCCCTCGTTGTTACTTCTGTTAAAGTCTGACCTGATTTAAATATATTTAAGTCGTAGTCAGGAATTATATTAAATGCATTTAACACTTGGTCAAGCATTTCTCTGTGCTGTGCTGTTACACATACTCTATGGTCTATTAATTCATGAGTATTTAATTTCTTTACTAATGGTGCCATTTTGATAGCCTCTGGCCTAGTACCGAATACGGATAATACTTTTATTTTGGTCATGTAATCAATCCCTTCATTATATAATTAACAGTCGATAGTGTACAGTTGACAGTATAAACAAAAAAGCAAGGGAAAGGCCCTCACTTAGTTATTAGCGTTTTTCCTTTGATTTATTTTCTTTAATGAATCTATATCAAATAGACCTAAACGAGAAGCTCCAAGTAATATAAATACTGAAACTACTCCTAAAATTATAATTCCCTTATCTGTTTCTATATCAGCTAATAATACTGCTATAGTACCTAAAAACATACTTATTACATATAATACTAAAACTGTCTGCTTTTGTGTAAATCCTCTATCTAAAAGTCGGTGATGTAAATGACCTTTATCTGCTTCCATTATTGGTCTCCCATTAAGAAACCTTCTAAATATAGCAAAAGTAGTATCAAATATTGGTAAGCCTAAAGCTAATACTGGTACTGCTATAGCTATAGCTGCTACACTCTTCATCACACCCTCAATGGCAATTACCGAAAGCATATATCCTAAAAATAGAGAACCTGTATCTCCCATAAAAATCTTTGCTGGATTAAAATTATGAGGAAGAAATCCTAATGCTGCTCCTGCTAATATTGCTGACATCATCATTACAGTTGGAAATCCATTTATTGATGATACAAAAAGTAATGATACTGCTGCTATAGATGCTACTCCTGATGCTAACCCATCTAATCCATCTATTAAATTCAACGTATTAGTTATACCTACAACCCAGAAAATCGTTACTGGTATGGAAAAAATCTTTAAGTAAGTCATTCCAGTAGATGCAAACGGGTTTGTTATAAACTCTATCTTTATATCTCCCCATATAAGTATAATAGCAGCCACTATTTGAGCTAATAATTTCAATTTAGGAGATAAAGATTTCATATCATCTATTATACCTGATATAACTATAATTGTACCTCCAGCAATTATTGCTATACTCGTCTTGTCCATTGGTAAAAATAATAACATCGAAACAACTGTGGAAATATATATAGCTAATCCACCCATAAGTGGAATTGGTTTCTTATGAATTCTTCTATTATCTTTTGGTACATCTATAGCTCCTATCTTTTCAGCAAATCTTTTAACAAACGGAGTTAGTATATATGTTGCGACTAATGCTATGACAAATGGTATATAATATTTTTCCATGTTAACACTCCTTAATATTAAGCATTAAATTAATTAATAGTATTCCCTCTTCGATTTTACTTTATAAGTAATGCTATGTCAATCTTAGGCCCACCATACCATGATTTATATCTTTAGTCAAATTTAACTAATTCTACCTTCGCTTGTTCCAATAATTGTGTTGAAAGTTCATCTGGATAATCTCCACAAAATACTACTCTTTTGATTCCTGCATTTATTATCATTTTTGCACATACAACGCAAGGTTGGTTTGTAACATATATAGTAGCACCTTCTAAGCTTACTCCTGAATTTGCAGCTTGTACTATAGCATTTTGCTCAGCATGTAAGCCTCTACATAGTTCATGTCTTTGTCCTGATGGAACTTTTAGCTTGTCCCTTAAGCAACCTGTTTCACTGCAATGTTTCAAACCTGTAGGTGCACCATTATATCCAGTTGATAAAATTCTTTTATCCTTTACAATGACAGCTCCAACTTTTCTTCTTAAACACGTAGACCGTTTTTTCACTACTTGAATTATCTCCATAAAGTATTCATCCCACGAAGGACGTTTATTTTCCACTTTATTCCCTCCACTTGTATCTTGTATGTAATATCTATCTATATAACATTTTATCATATACTAATATATATTATCTAGTTCTTGACGTTAGTATATTTTTACTGTTTATCTTACCGTCTATATATATTCGAAGCATTTATTAATAAAAATGAGGTAATAAAAATGGACTGGTTACCCAGTCCATTTTCTATTTAGTGAATTCCTTCTCAATATCACTTATTTTATTAACTCTTCTTTCATGTCTTCCACCTTGAAACTCTGCTTTAAGCCATGTGTCTACTATTTCAAAAGCTAGGTCTTTACCTACTACTCTACCTCCTAGTGCTAACACATTTGCATTATTATGTTCCCTTGACATTCTTGCTGAGTATGAATCACTACATAGTGCACATCTTATACCAGGAACTTTATTAGCCGATATAGATATCCCTATTCCCGTACCACAGCATATAATCCCTCTGTCACATTCTCCATCCTTTACTGCTTTTGCTACTTTATATCCATATTCAGGGTAATCCACTGATTCTGTAGAGCCTGTTCCATAGTCAACAAAATCTATGCCTTTGTTTTCTAAATGCTCCTTTATATATTCCTTTAATTCATATCCTCCATGGTCACTACCTAATGCAATTTTCATAATAAAATTCCTCCCTATTAGTTATTTTTAATTTCTTCCATTATTTTTTCTAAAATCTTTGTTAAAGTTTCTTTTATTTCTTTAGCACTCTTCTTATATTCTTCAACTGGCTTGCCAAAGGGGTCAACAATATCCAACTCTGGTATCTTTTTTTCTAATCTCATTATCTCTGCCTTATCATCTTCTAATTCTGCCTCTATTTGCATTTGCCATTCTTTTATTTCATTTTCGATTTCATTTAATTCTTTTATTATTTTTTCTCTTCTTCTTTTTAGTGCCTCAATTTCTTTTGCTCTTCTAGTAATTAATTCTTCTCTTTTTTCCCTTAGTCTACTATACAAAACTCCTAACTCATCTAATATCTCGTCTATGTTAATATCCTTCAAAGCATATTCTTTTAGGGTAAATACTTTACCTTTTGCATCTGGAGTCATTTGTAATACTGCATTTTTATGATTTACTGTCATTGTAAGAATTAAATCCGCTTTATCTATCATTTCTTTAGTTAAAGGCTTTGACCTATGGGAAGATAGGTCAATTCCTTCTTCTTTCAATGCATGAATGGCCTGAGCTGTTGCTGGTTGATTAGGTATAGCACATACTCCTGCAGATGCTACCTTTAGACCTTTTATATCCTTTCCTGCTTTTTCAATCATATCTTTAAATAAAGCTTCAGCCATACTGCTACGACAAGTATTACCTGTGCAAACAAATAAGATATGTTTCATATAAATCCCACCCTCTAATGCAATTTAAAATTGAAAATGTAAAGCGCGCAAATAGACGTAAAAAATAACGTGCTAAAAAACGTATAAAATCATATATTTAGTTATTGAGGGACGCCCACGTCCCTTAATTTGCTTCTGTCGAGGGACGTGGGCGTCCCTCGACAACTAAAAATCAGCAAATTCCCTATTCTCTACTACTCTATTACTCTAATCCTCTATTACTCTAATCCTCTATTACTCTAATCCTCTATTACTCTAATCCTCTACTACTCTATTCTCTTAATCAGTATACTTTTTAACGAAAATCGAGCAGCGAGTGGCAAAAGACCAAAATAATTTTAAATTTTTAATTTTACATTTTTAATTTATTTTTATTACCCTTCCACCTGCAGCTTTATTCATTCTATTCATTATAGCTTTGCCTAGTCCTTCTTCTGTTACTCCTTCAGCTATTATTATATCTACCCCAATTTTATCGAATTCTCTCAAAGTCTTAAATAAATTTCTTGAAATAGTTTCTAACTTCCTTCTATCTCCTACTACAATTAAATTTTCATTATTATACTTATCCTTAGTTTGATTTGTAGCTATTATTCCTACTTTTTTACCTTCTTTTTGGTATTCACTTGTCAACTCATTTATTTTTTCAATCATATTGTGTATTTCCCCTGTTACAATAATCATTTCTGCCTCCGGTGAATAATGTCTATACTTTTGTCCTGGAGATTTAGGTATTATGTTTTTATTCTTTAATTCTAATGCAGGGTCAAACTCAACTTTAGGAAAAATAGTTAGTAAATCCTCTTTAGTAACTCCACCTGGCCTAAGAATAGTAGGTATCTCTGTTGACAGGTCTAATACTGTTGATTCTACACCTATACCTGTTGCTCCTCCGTCTATTATCATATCTATTTTACCAGTTAAATCTTCTATAACATGGGATGCGTCAGTAGGGCTAGGTCTACCAGATGTATTTGCACTAGGAGCTGCTATAGGTAAATTAGCTTCCTTTATTAACTTCAATGCGATAGGGTGATTAGGCATTCTTATGGCTACAGTTGAAAGTCCTCCAGTTATTCTGTCTGGAACCTTTGAATTTTTCTTAAATATAATCGTTAAAGGCCCAGGCCAAAATCTTTCTATTAAATCTAAGGCTCTTTGTGGTACTTCCTCTACTATATCGTATAATTGCTCAATCTCTGCTATATGTACAATTAATGGATTATCTTGAGGTCTTCCCTTTGCTTTAAATATCTTAGATATTGCTTTTTCATCTAAAGCATTGGCTCCTAGACCGTACACTGTTTCTGTGGGAAAGGCAACAGTGCCTCCTCTTTTTAATATTTCTGCCCCTTGTTCAATTTTTTGTTTTTCTAAATTATTAATATCTATTTTTAATACTTTAGTTTTCAATACTTTCATCTTCTTTCCCTTTCTAATCTTTTTTTCTATTATCTACAATTTTCAAGAATATATTATATCGTAATGAAGAACCAAGGTCTAGTATTAAAACGTAAGATTAGAAATCTTGTCATTTATTTACCCATACTAGAATAAATATTAACTATAATTATCAACCCTTAATCAATTTATTTTATAAGGAGTGCTGATATGGATAATGTTTTTGCAACTACCATAATAGGTTTTATAGTTGGAATCGCAGGAACAGGATTAGGTGGAATAGTTGCTTTGTCTATTTTCAATCCAAATGACAAGTTTCTAGGAATGTTATTAGGTGCAACAGCAGGATTAATGTTAGCTGTAGTAACTTTTGACCTATTACCTGAATCCTACTCTATAGGAGGATTATGGATTGAAATAGTGGGGCTTATCTTAGGTATATTATTAGTTTTTATTATAGAAGATTTTATCCCGGAAAGTCACATATCTAGTTTTACCACTCGAAAAGAAAGCTTTTTAAAGACTGGAATTATAATGGGTATTGGAATAGCTATACATAATTTGCCAGAAGGATTAGCTGTAGGCTC is from Caldisalinibacter kiritimatiensis and encodes:
- the wecB gene encoding non-hydrolyzing UDP-N-acetylglucosamine 2-epimerase; the encoded protein is MTKIKVLSVFGTRPEAIKMAPLVKKLNTHELIDHRVCVTAQHREMLDQVLNAFNIIPDYDLNIFKSGQTLTEVTTRALKGLEDVIKKFQPQLLLVQGDTTTVFAGALAGFYHKVKIGHVEAGLRSGDMYSPYPEEANRKLTGVITDFHFAPTETSKQNLLNEGYNQNKIFVTGNTVIDALFEVVSDDYKFENEVLNELDYKNKKVILLTTHRRENLGKPMESIFSAIRDIVLKNDDVEVVFPIHLNPKVRSIADSILKSLDRVHIIEPLDYVPFANLQARSYFIVTDSGGIQEEAPSLGKPVLVVRKETERPEGIKAGTAKLLGIERENIFKGIDLLLNDKIEYEKMANAVNPYGDGKASERIVDIIIDNLR
- a CDS encoding glycosyltransferase family 4 protein; amino-acid sequence: MEKYYIPFVIALVATYILTPFVKRFAEKIGAIDVPKDNRRIHKKPIPLMGGLAIYISTVVSMLLFLPMDKTSIAIIAGGTIIVISGIIDDMKSLSPKLKLLAQIVAAIILIWGDIKIEFITNPFASTGMTYLKIFSIPVTIFWVVGITNTLNLIDGLDGLASGVASIAAVSLLFVSSINGFPTVMMMSAILAGAALGFLPHNFNPAKIFMGDTGSLFLGYMLSVIAIEGVMKSVAAIAIAVPVLALGLPIFDTTFAIFRRFLNGRPIMEADKGHLHHRLLDRGFTQKQTVLVLYVISMFLGTIAVLLADIETDKGIIILGVVSVFILLGASRLGLFDIDSLKKINQRKNANN
- a CDS encoding deoxycytidylate deaminase, encoding MENKRPSWDEYFMEIIQVVKKRSTCLRRKVGAVIVKDKRILSTGYNGAPTGLKHCSETGCLRDKLKVPSGQRHELCRGLHAEQNAIVQAANSGVSLEGATIYVTNQPCVVCAKMIINAGIKRVVFCGDYPDELSTQLLEQAKVELVKFD
- the rpiB gene encoding ribose 5-phosphate isomerase B, yielding MKIALGSDHGGYELKEYIKEHLENKGIDFVDYGTGSTESVDYPEYGYKVAKAVKDGECDRGIICCGTGIGISISANKVPGIRCALCSDSYSARMSREHNNANVLALGGRVVGKDLAFEIVDTWLKAEFQGGRHERRVNKISDIEKEFTK
- a CDS encoding low molecular weight protein arginine phosphatase; protein product: MKHILFVCTGNTCRSSMAEALFKDMIEKAGKDIKGLKVASAGVCAIPNQPATAQAIHALKEEGIDLSSHRSKPLTKEMIDKADLILTMTVNHKNAVLQMTPDAKGKVFTLKEYALKDINIDEILDELGVLYSRLREKREELITRRAKEIEALKRRREKIIKELNEIENEIKEWQMQIEAELEDDKAEIMRLEKKIPELDIVDPFGKPVEEYKKSAKEIKETLTKILEKIMEEIKNN
- a CDS encoding L-threonylcarbamoyladenylate synthase produces the protein MKVLKTKVLKIDINNLEKQKIEQGAEILKRGGTVAFPTETVYGLGANALDEKAISKIFKAKGRPQDNPLIVHIAEIEQLYDIVEEVPQRALDLIERFWPGPLTIIFKKNSKVPDRITGGLSTVAIRMPNHPIALKLIKEANLPIAAPSANTSGRPSPTDASHVIEDLTGKIDMIIDGGATGIGVESTVLDLSTEIPTILRPGGVTKEDLLTIFPKVEFDPALELKNKNIIPKSPGQKYRHYSPEAEMIIVTGEIHNMIEKINELTSEYQKEGKKVGIIATNQTKDKYNNENLIVVGDRRKLETISRNLFKTLREFDKIGVDIIIAEGVTEEGLGKAIMNRMNKAAGGRVIKIN
- a CDS encoding ZIP family metal transporter, translating into MDNVFATTIIGFIVGIAGTGLGGIVALSIFNPNDKFLGMLLGATAGLMLAVVTFDLLPESYSIGGLWIEIVGLILGILLVFIIEDFIPESHISSFTTRKESFLKTGIIMGIGIAIHNLPEGLAVGSGFMFTREIGIKMALIIALHDLPEGIAMATPLRISGFSKLKVLLLTLISGIPTGIGAFIGAVLGSVSQTFIALCMSFAGGTMLYITCGEIIPNSKTLYKGRSSTVGLVIGFIIGIIITVKL